Within the Candidatus Reidiella endopervernicosa genome, the region TTCACCAAGGAGGCGCTGGATGAGGTCTATAGTAGTGCAGCAAAACCCGGTGTATTCACGGCTACTCTTATTCCCGTCATTGTAGTTGTGGTGATGTGGCCGCATTTCGACGCCGTTACGCTGTTGGTATGGCTGTTTTGGTCTCATGTGTCGTTGTGATTCGTTATCTGATTGCCGTACGCTCATGAAAGTAGCGAAGTGACGTGGAGAGTGCGAAGCTATGGAGTGATCGAATGTCACTGACCGCGTTGGCTTCTGCCCTCCTATGGTCGTCGACGCCTTCGCTGACCGCCATGGAGAGCGAAGTGAGGGCGGTTAGTCCCCGATAGTCGACGCCGTCTGCCTATTCGTAGTTGAGAGCGTGAGCGAACGACGGAGAAGATGCAGCAGCGGCTTTATGTCGGCGTAGAGTCAGTGAGGGAGTTGTGTAGAGCCGCGAAGAGGTGATTACGCAACGAACGCAGGACGTCGGGGCGCCGTAGGCATAAACGGTCGCGTTAAGTATTTGCCGCTTGCTTGGGCTTGATGCCCAAAACATGCTTCCGCAAAAATAGCGACTCCCCGATTCTGTTTTATGTCGACAATTCGGCTGCACATCAGGTGTTTATTTTCACCCTGCTGATTAGTTTTGGTATCGGTTCAGTCATGTTCGGCGCCTACACGCCAAAATCGTTCTACTTCTTGCCATTCCTACGATCTCTGCGGTGGTTATCAAGCTATTGATAGAGGGAAGTGTGGCGCATGTTTCGCTAGCGTTTCTGATGCTCTGGTATCTGCTGGCGGCCATAACGCTGAACAAAAGTTAAATGGAACGATCCGCTCAGAGATGTTGTTACGGCATAACAGCGATGCAATGACTGAAGCGCTACAGGTTAAAACAGAAGAGGCGAATCAGGCGGCCATTGCCAAGTCGCGCTTCCTTGCCGCAGCCAGTCACGACCTTCGTCAGCCACTCCATTCAATGACACTGCTCTTTGATGTACTCAAGGAGACGACGAGTGAGAGTGAACGTCAACGGCTATTAACCAAGGTTGACTCTTCATTAGAAGCGCTGCGCAACCTCTTTGATGCGCTACTCGACGTCTCCCGACTCGATGCCAATGAGATCACGGCAGAGATGAGTCACTTTGATATTGATAAGCTGATGAAGCAGCTGTCTGAAGAGTTTGAGACAGAGGCAAAAGATAAGGGGCTACGGCTCTCATTTAGAAACAGTTGTGGCGCAGTTGTGACCGATCGATTGTTGTTAGAGCGGATAGTGCGCAATCTGATCAGTAATGCTCTTTTCTATACGGAGAAGGGAGGCGTTCTGCTCACCTGTCGTAAACGTGGTGAGAAGATTCTGTTACAGGTTTGGGATAGCGGTATTGGTATCCCTGAACAGGATCAGGAGGTGATCTTTGACGAGTTCCACCAGTTGAATAATGCCCGACGCAATCGAAGCGAGGGGTTGGGGCTGGGATTGGCTATCGTTAAGCGCCTCTGTGATCTGTTGGCTCTTCCTATTAGTGTGAGATCGAGAGTGGGGCGGGGAAGCGTCTTCTATCGAGCTGCCCGAGGGCAGTGAGTCGATGGTCACTGAGGCGGAGCAGGGCGTTCAGCACAGTTGGGATCTAGCGGGCCGGGTGCTGCTGGTCGTGGATGATGACCATGATGTACTCGATGCGATGGAGGAGCTGCTGACTAAATGGGGGTGTCGGGTGATAATCGCTGAATCACTAGATGATGCACTGACTAGCGTTGAACGAAGCGATTCAATACCTGATGTGCTGATATCAGATCTTCGCTTGAGTGATGAGATGACGGGTGTAGAGGTGCTCGATAGTTTAAGGAACGGTATGACAACTCTATTCCGGGGATATTGATAACGGGCGATTCGATACCCGATCAGGCGGAGTTTACTGAGTCGACGGGCTATCAGCTGCTGTTGAAACCGGTACAGCCAGCGCGACTGAGAACAGTCATACACCAATCGCTTTCGGAGTGAGTGAATCCAGATTAACTGGGAATGATGCCCTGGTGTTGTGCCAACTGCACACACTCAGTGCGGTTCTGTGCGCTTAAGGCGTTAAACAGTGCGCTGATATGCGTCTTGACGGTGTGCTCGGTGAGAAAGAGTGAGGCGCTGATCTGTTTGTTCGAGTACCCCTTCGACAGGAGTAACAGCACGTCATATTGACGCTTGGTAGTACCACTCGCCTTCAGTTGGCTGTTGTTCTCAGCCGCCTTGGGAGGACGAGTGGTTGTGAGGTTGTCGATCTGCTTCTGTATCCCCTCCGGTACATAAATCTCACCGTCCAGCACCGCCTGCAGGGCGCTCAGCATCTCCTTGCTACTATGGGATTTTGGAATAAAACCCAAGGCCCCAATCTCGAGTGCCGCTTTGATCGTGTTTGGGTGCTCTTCAGCCGAGAGCACAATGATCGAGTTCAGGCTGCGGCGTTCATGCATGCGCTGCAGAATCGACATGCCATCCATACCGGGCAAATTGAGATCGATCAGTACCAGGTCGAAACTCTGACTGCTATCTAGAATGGTAATCGCATCCTCGGCGCAGTTCGATTCGGTAATGACGACATTACTATTGAGTTTGGCCAGAATATGACGCAGTCCATCGAGGAAAAGCTGATGGTCATCGACGATTAAAATTTCCATATCACGTACTCGCTAATCCATTTTTATAAATGTTAGCACGAACTGTTTTTTCCAAAATCATACTTATGGTTGGTTTGAAGAGTGCGAATCAGGTCGGTAGTTAGGATAGTTCATGCCAGAGGTTTGCTCTGAAGTATTCGAGTGGTCTGTAATCACCCTTGTACGCCATCTTCTGGCAGTTCTCGATCCAGTAGCCGAGGTAGAGGTAGGTTAGTTGCTCTTTTATGCACGCTTCAATCTGCCACTGAATGGCATATTTCCCGAGGCTCCGTTTGCCCTCTTCAGGATCGAAGAATGTGTAAACGGCAGAGAGGCCGTTGGCAACGCGGTCAGTCACTGCGACTGCGAGTAGTTTTCCGTACAGGCGAAATTCGTTGAATTGGGTCTCACTCCAGTTGCTGGTCAGAAAGTTGATGTACTCCTCACTGCTGCTCTCGGCCATACTGCCATCGGGATGGCGTGCATTGAGGTAGCGGCTGTAGAGCGCGAAGTGCTCTTCATCAAAACTGGCCTCAGCTCGAGTTACTGTGAGATCGCTGTTGAGTTTAACAATGCGTCGATCACTGCGTTTTGGCGTGTATTGGGCCACAGGAATTCGTGCCGACCAGCAGGCATCGCACTCAGGGCATTGTGGGCGGTAGAGGTGATCACCACTGCGGCGAAAACCGAGTTCAATCAGTTTATCGTAGATAGCGGGAGTCAGCGCTGCCTCCGGGTCGGCAAACAGCGTTCTGGCAACGTGATCATCCAGATAGCTACAGTCGTGTTCCTGACTGGCGAAGAAGGCGAGAGAGTTTAGGTCGATGCCGTTGCTCATAGGCTGATAGTCTGTTCGCAGGGGACGTCGATCTCTAGCGGCCAACTGGTGGGGGGGTTGGGGTAGTCGCACCACTGGTTAAGAAGAGTGGTGAACTGCTCGCGCCTGATCTCTCGGGCACCCAGGCTGGCCAGGTGATCCGTGTAGACCTGACAGTCGATGAGCTTAAAATCCCAGGCGATCAGCTGTTTGACCAGATGGGCGGTGGCAACCTTGGAGGCATCGGTGGCACGGCTGAACATCGATTCGCCGAAGAAGACCTTGCCGATGGCAACACCGTAGAGTCCGCCGACCAGCTCACCATCCTGCCACGCCTCAACCGAGTGGGCATGTCCGTTTCTGTGCAGATTTTGATAGGCGAGGCCCATCTTCTCATCGATCCAGGTGCCGCTCTGGTCTTTACGGGGTTCGGCGCATCCAGCCATTACGCTGTTGAAAGCACGGTCCAGGGTGATCTGAAAAGGGGCCTTGCGCAGGGTCTTTTTTAGTGAGCGAGAGATCTTTAGCTCATCAGGGAAGAGCACGGTGCGTGGGTCTGGAGACCACCAGAGGATTGGCTCGCCCTCGTTGTACCAGGGGAAAATGCCGTGACGATAGGCCTTGAGCAGGCAGCGCTGGTTCAGGTTGCCGCCAAAGGCGAGCAGCCCGTCTGGCTCTAGCAGTGCTTGGCTGACATCCGGGAAGTGACACTCTTCATCAGATGGATCGATCCAGGGCAGTTCTATCATTACAATTCGTCGGGTTGCGCAATGGGTAACAAGATATTTATATATTGCCTATAACCTGATTATATCTAAGACAGAAGTGACAGCCACTAGGGTGTGAAGCTTGGCAAAGCTAACTGAAATGAAAATTGATATTGGCGCTACGGTTCAGCTCCAATTGATAGGTGATAATGATGCGCCGCGTGGAGAAGTGACGCTGATCGGATATTTGGCTGGCAAGAGTCTTGTCGTGACTACGCCCCAGAGTGAAGAGAAGCCCTTTACCCTGAAGGCAGGTGACCATGTGGCGGTTCGTTACATGGGGGCAAGCGATATCTACGCCTTTTCGACGGTGGTGATGGGGCTCAATAATACACCCTACGACTACCTTCATCTGCGCTATCCCGAGAAGATTGAAGCGGTGAAGATACGCAAGGCACAGCGGGCTGAAACCAATATTGAGGTCAGGGTTGCCAAGGGTGGTGTGGCAGTCGGTGAGGATGGTGTGCGACTACTCGACCTGAGCGCCTCGGGCTGCATGTTGGTGGCCCAGACACACCTTGGTGAGAAAGAGGATATCCTTTCGTTAACGATGCCGCTCACCTTCAGCGGTATGCGTGAGAAGCTACGTATCGCGGGTGTAATTCGTAATAGCAAGATTTTCGAGAATCAAGAGGGTAAGCGCCGCGTTCAGTATGGATTGGAGTTTGGTAAGCTCGATCAGCACCAGAGCCTCTTTATCAACGGTTACGTCTTTGAACAACTCGCCAATGGGCGCGGTGGTTAGCTCCCGCTATGTTGCTTAAACGGCAGGCGATCACGCATGTCGTCGATATACTCCCCATCATCGCTCGTTCCTGTTGTAGATAACGGTCAATCATTTCGCGAAACTGTGGATCAGCGATCCAGTGGGCCGACAGGGTCTCGGTCGGTTCAAAACCACGTGCCACCTTATGTTCACCCTGTGCCCCCGGCTCAAAACGCTTCAGATCATGTTGAATGCAGTAGTCGATCCCCTGGTAGAGACAGGTCTCGAAGTGGAGGCTATGGTGGTTCTCGAGTGTGCCCCAGTGGCGACCGTAGAGCGTATCATCGCTTCGAAAGCAGATGGCACCTGCGATGATTTTGCCCGAACGTATTGCCAGAATAACGACCATCTTGCGCCCCAATCCACGTCCTACCTCACGAAAGAAGGCCTCGTTCAGTGTTGGAATACCTCCCTTCTCGTGGAAGGTTGAGGCGTAGAAGTGGTGAATCTGTGGCCACAAATCGTCGCTGATCTCATCTCCGTGTAGTACCTGAAATTCAATGCCCGCTTCAATGACGTGCCGACGCTCACGACGCAGTTTTTTCCGTTTGCTGGCACTGAAGCGCTGCAGAAAATCATCAAAATCACTGAAGTTGTGATTGTTCCAGTGGAACTGACAACCGATGCGTTTGAGTAGGCCTTTCTCTTCCAGCTGCGATGTTTCATCCTCTGTTGGGAAGAGCAGGTGTAGGGATGAGGTCTCTAAGGACGTCGCCAGTTCAACGGTGTGATCAATGAGGTGATTACGCAGCTCGTTACGATTCGTCGCATCTCCAGTCAGTAGTCGAGCGCCCGTTGCGGGTGTATAGGGGATCGATGAGACCAGCTTGGGGTAGTAGTCGTGACCGGCACGTTTCCATGCATCCGCCCAGCTCCAGTCAAAGACAAACTCGCCATAGGAGTTGTCCTTCAGGTAGAGCGGTGTGGCCGCGACCAGTCTCTGCTGGTCGTTGTAGAGGGCAATATGATGAGGTAGCCAGCCAAAGCGATCGCCAACGCAGTTGTTATGCTCAAGTGCCGAAAGAAAGGCATGTTGCAAGAAGGGGTCGCTAGAGCCGGTCAGTGCGTTCCAGGCCTGGGCGTCGATCTCATCAATAGAGCTATGGATAACGCGCTGCATCTGATCATCTACTCGCTATGTGGTTATCTATTGCGTGCTGCAAGTGAGATCGGAAAATACATTAATGCGACGTTGAAGCCAAACCATAACAGGGTGTTTTATAGGGTAATTATCGCTTCTCTTCGTAGTAATCTACGATTGATTCATGGGCAGGTGATACTGCGATAGTAATCATTAATTACAGGGGAACGGATGACCATGCATAAGTTGCGTAGTTTCTATCTTTCAGTGTTGTTGCTGATAACGCCCTTTGGTTATGCGCAACAGACTCTCGTCTTCTCTGGAATTGAGGGTTCGGTGAATACCGACATCAGTCTGCAGGTTTTAGAAGAGGCATACCAAAAACTAGGGATAACGGTCGAATACCGCCCACTTCCTGGTGAGCGTGCACTGCGAACAGCCGACACTGGCCGAGTGGATGGTGAGGTTTTCCGCATTGCCAATGTTGAGAAGCGTTATACCAATCTGATTCCGGTGCCGACAGCGATTAATGTGTTGCAGGGAATCGCCTTTAGCAAGGTGGAGCAGATACCGATCTCAGGCTGGGAGAGTCTGAAGCGTTACCATCTGGGCATTCAAATCGGTATCAAATTTGCTGAACGTGGCACGGAGGGAATGCAGCGAACACTGGTGGAGACCAATGAGCAGCTGTTTAAAATGCTGGACGCCGAGCGTGTTGAAGTTGTTATTGCAGCACATGCCAATGGACTCAAAACCCTCTCAGATATAGAGATAGATTCGGTGCATGCGCTGAAGCCAGCGATACAGGAGTATCAGCTCTATCACTATCTTCACAAAAGACACGCAAGCCTGGTGCCGAAACTTGATCAAGTTCTTCAGCAGATGCAGCAATCGGGGCGGATCTCAGCGATTCGAAAACAGGCCCTGCTCAAACTTGAAAATGGGCATTAGGCGAGCGGTTAGATTCGACGCTGCACAATGAACCTCTCTCTATTCTCTTTTAAACGCTCAATAGCGAGCCAACTCTTTAGAGTCATCTTTGGGCTCTATGTTTTATTTACGCTGGTTGTGGCGTCGATTCAGATGGTGATCGAATACCAACGCGTTCACGCCCAGCTGAGTGAAGAGCTCGCATTAATTCCCGATACCTATAGTGCAAGTTTGGGCAATGCCCTCTGGACCTTCAACGAAAAGAGTATTCGTTCGATTATGGCCGGTATCTACCAGTTACCTGTAGTGACTGGGGTTAAGATCGATGATCGAGATACGATAAGAGGGATTGGGGGTATAGAGGCAGATGGTGCAGCCCATATTGAATATAGTGGTAAAGGTATAAGCGAGATTGTTCGCTCGGGTACTTTTAGTCAGCCGATCAGCTGTGAGTTTGAGATCAAACATACCGATCGAAATGGTGTTGTTATATCGCTGGGAAAAGGGACGATCTACTCCAGTTCTGCTCTGATATTTGAGCGGGTAAAGGAGGGCTTTGTTCTCATTCTGATCAACTCGTTTGTGAAAATGGCCGTGTTGCTGATTATCTTTATATTTTTTGTACGGCGTATCTTATCCAGACCGCTCAAGGAGTTGGCGAGACAGACAGAGATGATAACGCTCGATAATCTTGAGCCTATCGCTATTGATCCCCTGCATCGCAATGAGAATGAACTGACCGTTCTGCAGGGCTCCTTTAATCAGATGTTATTAAAACTGCAGCAGGCGAGAGATGATCTCGATTTTCTGAATGAAAATCTTGAGATTGAGGTGGCTCAACGCACCAGGGAACTGGAGTTGGAAAACAAGCAAAGAATTGCGGCGCAACGGGCAGCGGAGAAGGCGAACGATATCAAATCAGACTTTATCTCCAATATCAGTCATGAGATGCGCACCCCCATGACCAGTATCTACGGTATGGCGCGTTTTATTCAGAAGTCTGAGCTGAGTGCGAAGCAACATCCGCTGACCGCCATGGAGAGCGAAGTGAGGGCGGTTAGTCCCCGATAGTCGACGCCGTCTGTATATTCGTAGTTGAGAGCGCGAGCGAACGACGGAGAAGATGCAGCAGCGGCTTTATGTCGGCGTAGAGTCACTGAGGGAGTTGTGTAGAGCCGCGAAGAGGTGATTACGCAACGAACGCAGGACGGTCGGGGCGCCGCAGGCATAAACGGTCGCGTGAAGTTTTTGCTGTTTGCTTGGGCTTGGATGCCCAAAACAAACTTTCGCAAAAATAGCGACTCCCGGACTATTCCGATGTGATCGTGCGCAATTGTGAAAACCTGATGGCGTTGATCGAGGAGCTGCTCGACTTCTCCAAGATCGAATCCGGTACGCTGGAACTGGTCAACCAGCCGTTTGATCTGAAGAGCATGTTGGATGGTCTGCTCAAGCTGTTTGAACTTCAGGTCGAGGGTAAAGGGATTGAGCTGAACTATACGGTTGATGCTTCCGTTGATGATGTCATTACCGCTGATGAGAAGCGGTTGCGTCAGATTTTGATCAATCTGATTAATAACGCTTTCAAGTTTACCGAACAGGGTGAGGTACTACTCTCGGTCGAGGTTGATCCAGAAGTGGAGAGTTCGCTGCGTTTTACCGTTACCGATAGTGGTATCGGCATTCCGAAAGAGAAGCAGGCGAAGCTATTTGAAGCGTTTACCCAGGTTGATGCCTCCTCATCGAGAAAATATGGCGGGACTGGTCTTGGTCTTGCGATCTGCAAACGCTTTGTCGAAATGATGGGGGGATCGATCGGGCTAGAGAGTCGGATGGGTGAGGGTAGCCGTTTCTATTTCACCATTCCGCTCGATCAACCTGAAAAGGATTGATAGTGGTTTATAGCTTCTCTCTGAGCGTGATTCGTATAGATTAAATTTAACCTTTCTTGAGCACCATTTGGCACTAGGGTATAAACACTCTGTATCAGGGAGTGAAGTCCTCATCTCTCATAATAACGCTATCGCCAAAGGATCTGATCAATGCGTATTCTGATCACCATACTGATGTTGCCACTGCTTGCTTACGGGGGGGTAAAGGGTTACCTCTGGTACGACTTCAAGAGTAAGGTCGATGAGGCGATTGCCGGTGTGGCTCCCTTCGTTGATATCAAATATGAATCTGTTCATACAGACCTCCGTGGCGAGGTAGGTCTTAATAAGGTTGTTATTCAACCGAAAATGGCACCCGATGTGATTGAGCTGGCTGAACTGCGGCTCAAGGCTCCTAACATTCTCTACTTCCTCGATGTCAGCAAACGGGTTAATGAGGGCAAGATGCCTGAGCTACTCGGCATGTCGTTGACCGATCTCAAACTCGATCTCGATAGCGATCTGCTGCGTTCTATGGCGCAGATGCAGGCACAGGCCGAGGCGGCCAGTGGCGTTGAGCCTCAGACATCAATGGATGCACTCGGTTGTGGCGATGTACGCTCCTTTGGTGTGGCTGAGTTGCAGCAGATGGGCTATAGCGAGCTGGTGAGTAATGTCGAGATGCAGTTTGAGTTCGATGAGTCGGATAACACCTTCACTATCGATCTCAATGGCAACAGTGATGGGCTCTATAGCTTTGAGGTAAACACCCAGTTCCAGATGGACCCCAATGCGATGGCCGGTGTGGCAATGGGCATGGTGGGGCCGCAGGTCAATCGTCTGCGACTCGATTTTAACGATCATGGTTATGCCAAGAGCCGTAACGCCTTCTGCGCAGCTAAAGGTGGCGGAGAGGTTGAGGCCTATGTCGATCGCCACATTGCACTACTGGCTGAGGAGATGGGAGCCAATTTCTCTGAGAATGCGGTTAAAACCTATCGTAACTTCATGCTCAAAGGTGGCACGCTATCGATTGCTACATACCCTGCAGTGGGAACAGACTTTACCGGGTTGGCGCTTTATACACCGCGTCAGGCGATCGCGATGCTCGGCATGGAGATTACGATCAACGGCACGCTGATCACCGAAGAGGAGCTTGGCTGGCTCGATGAGAAGACGCTGGAGAAGCATCGTGTGGAGGCGGAGGAGGCCGCACGCCAGAAGGAGATCGAGGCTGCGGTTAAAAAACGCAAAACCGTTCGCACCATAGGCCTGGCTGAGTTGACTCAATATATCGATTGGCGCATTACCCTCAACATGGCTGATGGAGAGATCCACAAAGGGCGGCTGGAGGCATATGATGGAAACAACGTCATCGTGCGCAAGCGGTTACACGGCGGAACCATCAGTTATCCGGTAGTAGCCGCCGATGTGGTAACGATTCAGGTGGTTAACTAGCCAGGAATTGCGCCTCGGTCGATTGTAACTAGTCCGTTGCGATCAGTTGTCGTAGATACTTAAAAATCACCCGTGCAGTCGCGGGTGGTTTTTCCGCCTTGCGCTCCTTCTCCGCCTTGCGCAGTAATTGACGCAGATGTTGGCGGTCAACAGCAGGGTGCTCCGCCACTAGCTCGCCAAGCGCACTATCACCTTCACTGAGTAGACGATCACGCCACTGCTCGATGCGGTGGAAGCGGGCACGATCCTCGATGTGTCCCTCCTCAAGACGCTCCAGGGCGAGACGAATCGGTTCGGGGTCACTATGACGCAGCAGCTTGCCGAGATACTGCAGCTGGCGTTTCAGTGCGCCGTGTTTCTTGATGCGGCGCGCCTCACTGACAGCCGCAGCGATGTTCTCAGGCAGCGGCATACGTTTGAGTTGCTGGTCTGAAAGCGCAACCAGTGTTGCGCCCAGATCGCGCAGGGCAAGACTCTCGCGCTTGAGCTGGGTCTTGCTGACCAGCTCAATCTCATCGTCTTCTATCGGCTCTTCATTCTCTGACATATCGGTTTTTCCCCACGAGATTAACTATGGGGCGCTCGATCAGCCCTTATCGAGATTGTCGAGGAAGCGCTCGGCATCGAGCGCGGCCTGACAACCCGAAGCCGCTGAGGTGATCGCCTGCTTGTAGATCGGATCTGCTACATCGCCAGCGGCGTAGACACCATCGATAGAGGTGACGGTGGCGTTGGCATCGCTGCCCTTGCGGGTATTGATGTAGCCGTGGTCCATATCGAGCTGACCGTCGAAAATATTGGTGTTGGGTTTGTGGCCGATGGCGATGAAGAGTCCCATCAGCTCGATATCCTTGGTCGAGCCGTCCTTGCTATTCTTTAGGCGGGCGCCAGTTACACCGGAGTCGTCACCCAGCACCTCGTCGATCTCCTGATAGAGCTCGAGCTTGATGTTGCCGTTCTCAACCTTATCCATCAGCTGGTCGATCAGGATCTTCTCTGAGCGGAACTCGTCACGACGGTGAATCAGGGTCACCTCGGCAGCGATGTTGGAGAGGTAGAGCGCCTCCTCAACAGCGGTGTTACCGCCACCGACCACGCCGACCTTCTGGCCACGGTAGAAGAAGCCGTCACAGGTGGCACAACCGGAGACACCCTTGCCCTTGAATGCCTCTTCGGAGTCGAGGCCGAGATACATGGCCGAGGCACCGGTGGCGATGATCAATGCGTCGCAGGTGTAGGTCATGCTATCGCCCTTAAGAGTGAAAGGGCGCTTGGAGAGATCGGTCTCGGTAATGTGGTCGAAGAGTACCTCGGTGTTGAAGCGCTCAGCGTGGGCCAGCATGTCCTGCATCAGCTGTGGACCCTGCAGACCCTCGGCACCGCCCGGCCAGTTGTCGACCTCGGTGGTGGTGGTGAGCTGGCCACCCTGCTGCATGCCGGTAACAATAACCGGGTTGAGATTGGCGCGTGCTGCGTAGACAGCGGCGGTGTATCCAGCGGGGCCCGATCCGAGGATCAGAAGACGGCAATGCTTGGTGTCGCTCATGTATAATGACTCCAACTTTCTCGGTTGTGGTAAGTGCCGCTCAGGCGGACTAATAAAGAAATATAAGCAACCGATAATATTACGTAATCTGGCCCTCAGGGTAAAGGATTGAAGATGCGCATCGGCGTACCACGAGAAATCAAGGCGAAGGAGGGGCGTGTCGGGCTGATACCGGCGGCCTGTGCCGATCTGGTTGGCCGTGGAC harbors:
- a CDS encoding arginyltransferase, with amino-acid sequence MSNGIDLNSLAFFASQEHDCSYLDDHVARTLFADPEAALTPAIYDKLIELGFRRSGDHLYRPQCPECDACWSARIPVAQYTPKRSDRRIVKLNSDLTVTRAEASFDEEHFALYSRYLNARHPDGSMAESSSEEYINFLTSNWSETQFNEFRLYGKLLAVAVTDRVANGLSAVYTFFDPEEGKRSLGKYAIQWQIEACIKEQLTYLYLGYWIENCQKMAYKGDYRPLEYFRANLWHELS
- a CDS encoding GNAT family N-acetyltransferase produces the protein MQRVIHSSIDEIDAQAWNALTGSSDPFLQHAFLSALEHNNCVGDRFGWLPHHIALYNDQQRLVAATPLYLKDNSYGEFVFDWSWADAWKRAGHDYYPKLVSSIPYTPATGARLLTGDATNRNELRNHLIDHTVELATSLETSSLHLLFPTEDETSQLEEKGLLKRIGCQFHWNNHNFSDFDDFLQRFSASKRKKLRRERRHVIEAGIEFQVLHGDEISDDLWPQIHHFYASTFHEKGGIPTLNEAFFREVGRGLGRKMVVILAIRSGKIIAGAICFRSDDTLYGRHWGTLENHHSLHFETCLYQGIDYCIQHDLKRFEPGAQGEHKVARGFEPTETLSAHWIADPQFREMIDRYLQQERAMMGSISTTCVIACRLSNIAGANHRAHWRVVQRRNR
- the yjgA gene encoding ribosome biogenesis factor YjgA; this encodes MSENEEPIEDDEIELVSKTQLKRESLALRDLGATLVALSDQQLKRMPLPENIAAAVSEARRIKKHGALKRQLQYLGKLLRHSDPEPIRLALERLEEGHIEDRARFHRIEQWRDRLLSEGDSALGELVAEHPAVDRQHLRQLLRKAEKERKAEKPPATARVIFKYLRQLIATD
- a CDS encoding flagellar brake protein, coding for MKIDIGATVQLQLIGDNDAPRGEVTLIGYLAGKSLVVTTPQSEEKPFTLKAGDHVAVRYMGASDIYAFSTVVMGLNNTPYDYLHLRYPEKIEAVKIRKAQRAETNIEVRVAKGGVAVGEDGVRLLDLSASGCMLVAQTHLGEKEDILSLTMPLTFSGMREKLRIAGVIRNSKIFENQEGKRRVQYGLEFGKLDQHQSLFINGYVFEQLANGRGG
- a CDS encoding substrate-binding periplasmic protein; translated protein: MHKLRSFYLSVLLLITPFGYAQQTLVFSGIEGSVNTDISLQVLEEAYQKLGITVEYRPLPGERALRTADTGRVDGEVFRIANVEKRYTNLIPVPTAINVLQGIAFSKVEQIPISGWESLKRYHLGIQIGIKFAERGTEGMQRTLVETNEQLFKMLDAERVEVVIAAHANGLKTLSDIEIDSVHALKPAIQEYQLYHYLHKRHASLVPKLDQVLQQMQQSGRISAIRKQALLKLENGH
- a CDS encoding response regulator, with amino-acid sequence MEILIVDDHQLFLDGLRHILAKLNSNVVITESNCAEDAITILDSSQSFDLVLIDLNLPGMDGMSILQRMHERRSLNSIIVLSAEEHPNTIKAALEIGALGFIPKSHSSKEMLSALQAVLDGEIYVPEGIQKQIDNLTTTRPPKAAENNSQLKASGTTKRQYDVLLLLSKGYSNKQISASLFLTEHTVKTHISALFNALSAQNRTECVQLAQHQGIIPS
- a CDS encoding histidine kinase dimerization/phospho-acceptor domain-containing protein; the protein is MVIEYQRVHAQLSEELALIPDTYSASLGNALWTFNEKSIRSIMAGIYQLPVVTGVKIDDRDTIRGIGGIEADGAAHIEYSGKGISEIVRSGTFSQPISCEFEIKHTDRNGVVISLGKGTIYSSSALIFERVKEGFVLILINSFVKMAVLLIIFIFFVRRILSRPLKELARQTEMITLDNLEPIAIDPLHRNENELTVLQGSFNQMLLKLQQARDDLDFLNENLEIEVAQRTRELELENKQRIAAQRAAEKANDIKSDFISNISHEMRTPMTSIYGMARFIQKSELSAKQHPLTAMESEVRAVSPR
- a CDS encoding sensor histidine kinase codes for the protein MLLRHNSDAMTEALQVKTEEANQAAIAKSRFLAAASHDLRQPLHSMTLLFDVLKETTSESERQRLLTKVDSSLEALRNLFDALLDVSRLDANEITAEMSHFDIDKLMKQLSEEFETEAKDKGLRLSFRNSCGAVVTDRLLLERIVRNLISNALFYTEKGGVLLTCRKRGEKILLQVWDSGIGIPEQDQEVIFDEFHQLNNARRNRSEGLGLGLAIVKRLCDLLALPISVRSRVGRGSVFYRAARGQ
- a CDS encoding response regulator — translated: MVTEAEQGVQHSWDLAGRVLLVVDDDHDVLDAMEELLTKWGCRVIIAESLDDALTSVERSDSIPDVLISDLRLSDEMTGVEVLDSLRNGMTTLFRGY
- the aat gene encoding leucyl/phenylalanyl-tRNA--protein transferase, which encodes MIELPWIDPSDEECHFPDVSQALLEPDGLLAFGGNLNQRCLLKAYRHGIFPWYNEGEPILWWSPDPRTVLFPDELKISRSLKKTLRKAPFQITLDRAFNSVMAGCAEPRKDQSGTWIDEKMGLAYQNLHRNGHAHSVEAWQDGELVGGLYGVAIGKVFFGESMFSRATDASKVATAHLVKQLIAWDFKLIDCQVYTDHLASLGAREIRREQFTTLLNQWCDYPNPPTSWPLEIDVPCEQTISL
- the trxB gene encoding thioredoxin-disulfide reductase; its protein translation is MSDTKHCRLLILGSGPAGYTAAVYAARANLNPVIVTGMQQGGQLTTTTEVDNWPGGAEGLQGPQLMQDMLAHAERFNTEVLFDHITETDLSKRPFTLKGDSMTYTCDALIIATGASAMYLGLDSEEAFKGKGVSGCATCDGFFYRGQKVGVVGGGNTAVEEALYLSNIAAEVTLIHRRDEFRSEKILIDQLMDKVENGNIKLELYQEIDEVLGDDSGVTGARLKNSKDGSTKDIELMGLFIAIGHKPNTNIFDGQLDMDHGYINTRKGSDANATVTSIDGVYAAGDVADPIYKQAITSAASGCQAALDAERFLDNLDKG
- a CDS encoding sensor histidine kinase → MRNCENLMALIEELLDFSKIESGTLELVNQPFDLKSMLDGLLKLFELQVEGKGIELNYTVDASVDDVITADEKRLRQILINLINNAFKFTEQGEVLLSVEVDPEVESSLRFTVTDSGIGIPKEKQAKLFEAFTQVDASSSRKYGGTGLGLAICKRFVEMMGGSIGLESRMGEGSRFYFTIPLDQPEKD